The genomic segment CCTTCCTGACTTAAAAACTCTACTCCCGTGCACATCTTCAACCCTACGTCCAATAAAGTTTGTAGGTTCAGATTCACCAAAGTGTGTACGCACGTGTCTGTGATCCTTGTTttgactcacactcacacaagagAAACTCTAAATTTACTGTAGTATCCACACTTCCCATTAATCTTACACCACAGGATAGTCTGAAAGAAAGaactgtttcctgtgtttctaATACTGAGGCTGGTAGTTCCTTTttcatgcacgcacacacacacacacacacacacacacttacactctCATATggggctttttttccctttaggAAGAGGGACTTTTAAACAATTGAGGGTGTTAGCCCAGCCAAGGTCACTCCTGGCTCACAGCTCTACTttgtaaaaacaggaaaactaCCTGTTCATACCACTCATCACTCAACTAATGCTTTTGATGCATTGGGAAAGTATTATATCACCAGCAAACCCCTCCAACACGCTTTTAAATCTTCACCCAGCGGCCTCAAACTCACTCTAAGTACATCTAATCGACTCTTCGTCCTCTCTTCTGTAATAAAGTACAACCAACAGTGAATTGTTCAAGTAAAGGTCACATTTATTCTTCCCGCGGGGGGAGGGCaggtggggggttggggggtCCATGGTTTGTgatataaaatacacaaagagaacaaaaaaaaaaaggagagctACATTGACAAATTCAACAGGTGTCAGAACTAACGTGAAATCTCCagataataaatacagtttttaatgGAAATTCTTGAGCGTCTATtagctgtgtgcgtgtgtgtgtgtatatatatatacatatacatatacatatacatatatatatatatatgggtgTCCATGACAGGACGTCCGTGGGATTATGGGTTTGCAGAGTGGCCGTCTTTGTGCTGAGGGCGTTCACGggttcttcttctcctgtttgTCATTGTACTCTTGGAAGAAGTCATTGCACGCTACGGTAAGAGCTCCGATCAGGATGATGAACTCGGTGAAATCTACCTCGCCGTCGTTGTTGGAATCCAGATCGCCCATAACTTTATCCACGGCCTCCTTATCCTGGGcattctgcatgtgtgtgtgtgtgtgtgagtaagacAACAAAATGAATTTGATCTATTTTATAGACATCAAATAACAGCAAGTATGCACACCTTCATCTCTTACCCCCAGGTAGGTGCCAAGCTCTGTGGTTAGCATCTCCTTGAGCTCACTCCTGCTCAGTGTATATTTGTCCCCCTCGTTTCCAgagtacttatgaaaggtctggATCATGAGCTGCATGGCGTTCTCCAGGGTGGAGGCGTTCTCTGATTTGGGCAAAGACATTCTGGAGAAAAGACAACCAGAGTGGTCAGTGTCACATGTTCAGAAATGTACTtttaactgaagaaaaacatgcaacCGCCAACAAAATGGTGTCTGCTGAGGAATGGCAAAGGGGAGTGTGGAGTCAGAATCCCAGCAAAGCCCCCGGGGTCAGGTTCGCTCTAACATATACCACAGATAACGCTATCCTCGCTCTGTTTGGTGCTTTGTCTTAGTGAGGAGGACATCAGGGAGTcaggacacagtcatgtgagcCAGCTGATAAGAGTGAAACTCTAAGCTGCTAAAACTGTTCAACCAGTGGAGGAGATGTAACCAGGACACATGGAAGCAACCTGATCTGGCACCGGAGGCATGTGTATGCATCCTCTGAACTGTGAGGACTTCTCAAAGCTGCCATCACACCCAGCAACAAAGTACAACACTTTCCAAATAAGGTTCCCTAAGTTATCAGTGAATAAACAGACGGCTcttcttgtctttgttgttcATTTGCACAGAATTCTGAATAAGAAGTCAAGTGACAGACAACATCCTTCATCACCTGCATGCACATCCTCTCCATCTCAGTTAGTTTCTTACCTGACAGAAGGACGAGTGCTGGCCTGTTGGTCCgatgcagagagagaaggtTACAGCGATGATGAGGAGGACAAGCAGGACCACGTCTTAAATACATCCCCTCACTCCACCCATTCCACTTCTCCCTTCCTCCtaactccctccctccacctgtTACTCCTCTccactcccccccaccccctccccccccttctCCATTTACACATCAGACACCTCTGAATGGACACAGGTAAGATCCACCCGCCCCCCTCCATCCCACTCTGTCAGAGAGATACTGACATACAGCGCTAATGGTAGTGTAACTACAGCAAGACATTAAGTAAATTGGTGTCTGAATTTGACCGCATTGAAGAGTTTGCGCGAATGTTAAAagaatagttcaggttttttgaagtgttttatgaagttttatattttaaatggcCTTTTCCAGGTCAGAAACTCAGGTTATAACCATTTTATCtcatgcaccaaagtccatagtaAACAAAATCATGATTTTAAGTGACACAGGATATACTGGTAATTATTATTTGGTAAATGTTGTGTCACTTGGGttaacccccccccaaaaaaaatttgatttaatttactgatggacacagcagtggatcaacaactcctgtgtaaCAGAATGTAACATTTCTAATTGTCTCTATGGACCTTGGTGCgatgagtgagtggtttaatggcaagataaagtggcaaacatattgTTTTCCACACTGTAGACTTAAGAAGGCACCGTTTTTTAAATGAGTGATGACAGTGGAGGCTGCAGTGTATAACTTTTGgtcatctttgttgttgttacctctgtttggtcttcaagAACGGAAACCATGCAGAATTATTTATATTCTctg from the Solea senegalensis isolate Sse05_10M linkage group LG9, IFAPA_SoseM_1, whole genome shotgun sequence genome contains:
- the s100t gene encoding S100 calcium binding protein T codes for the protein MSLPKSENASTLENAMQLMIQTFHKYSGNEGDKYTLSRSELKEMLTTELGTYLGNAQDKEAVDKVMGDLDSNNDGEVDFTEFIILIGALTVACNDFFQEYNDKQEKKNP